ATGCTTCTCGAGGTTCTCGCTACCGCAACTGGGGCACCGGGAAGGTGCACCCCAACCGGTTGAACCGCATGTTCTGCAGAACCACTTGTCATGCTGCTCCTTGCATGGCGTGTCTATGTGATCCACGTCAATGTCGAAGATGAGATCAGCCCCCTCCCAACCCTTATCATCCATCGTCTTCGCAGCGGGGTCACGGTAGTAGGCCGCCGAGTGGTAAGCGTGACGCGGTACAGCTTCCGCTAGGTATCTCACCAGCTCTGAGCTACTACCGAAGGCGATATGCCTCCGCATACCCCCTTCGGTGAAGTAGGTAAATGCAAACTCTCTTTTCTGGAGATCGTTCACGTAGATATCCTCCTCCCTTAATCGCTTGTAATAGCTTCTAAAGAGCTGAACCACTAACTTGGTGGCATCAGGAGCCTTCATGCCGCACAACCCTTCCACGGCGCCTTAACCAGAAGTACTGCAGCGGGTGTCGTACCTTGCACTCGGCCACGCAGAGCCCTAGAGTTCTCATGTTATCGCACTTGTACGGGGAATACTTCTTCTTAGAGCCCCTCATGCCAGCAATATGCTCGACCTGGTATCGGGCGATCCTTTCGTTGAAGTCTGGGGCAGCCTTGAAAACATCAAGAACCTCCTCAACGCTCAAACCTATGTTAAGAAGGAACGAGGCGAGCGCGAATCTAGCGCTGTGAGGTATGTTCCTGCCAGCTCGCAGGTTTTCCAGTATAGCTGCCATGCAGGGGGGTAGAGCCTGCTCAAAGCCTGTTGCATCGGTGGGAATCCATGCCTCCTTAATCTCCTTCAGTTTTTGGCTCCACTCCCTGCTTATCTCCTCAACGAGTGAGAACACCTCATTGGGGAGTCCTAAACCGTCCAGCTGAAGGTTTTCAACCCGCTGTTCTACAAACCGTTTGAGAGCTTCCTCACCCAGCCTGATAACTTCAAACTTGTTAACGGAAACCCATCCGTGATCAACCAGCCTATGGGCAAGCTTCCATGGTCCTTTACTTTCTGGAATATTCTCGATATAATCTAGAACGTTTACCATTATGTTGAAACCAGAGAAATCCTCATCAAGAATTTTCACTTTTATACCAATTTTATTTAAAATATAGATTATTTTAATTAAATCCTCGCTTGCTATAAACTGTGAAAATCTTTTAGAAAATAGTACACCAAAACGCCTGATGAGCATTCTATCGAAGACCATGCGGAGTAGGATCAGTGTAGTCATGTACGATAGTATCTCTACATCGCAATCGTCTGCGGGTGGGGGAAGCGCTTTAGAGTCGATTGCGGCTCTAACATAGGTCCCAGCCCGCTCGAGAACCTCTCTCAAAGCTGGAATCGCCAAGTCGTTAAGGGTGATGCCCAGTCGTTTTGCCCGCTCTACCGCCTCAGGGAGGAAGGGGTATTTACGGAAGTCTTCTGGCGAAAGCGCTACTTCGATCTTGGGTGCTACCATTCTACTCCATCCGCGGTGCTAAGAAGAACCTGAGTATGCCTCCGGCCGCTATGTCGAAGGTTAAGCACAATGGTTTGTTTGTTGAAAACTCGATTGTAACAAGGTCGCTTATCCTGTACGCCTTACCCACAATATCATTTAGGTATTCCAGACTGTAGGACGAGTACGAAGGCTGTCTTACTTCGTACTCTATTAAAGATCCCTTTTCCATAGAGAAGATCGCTTCCCACTCACCCTTATCGCTGCGCGCCGCAAGTTTCAACTCTCTCTGTTCGCCAGCGAATCTAATCGTATCGCTTATAAGCTCAGCTTCTTTCAACGAGTCTCTAAATGTATCGGAAACCATCTTAGCTGTAACATCAAACGTTACCTTAGGTACAGGGAGCTCTCCACCCTCAGTGCTAATGATGGGGAGCGAGAACGTTCTCTCGGCTTTACCCGATAGGGTTACTTTCAGTCTACCACCCTCTACGCGGCAAATTATCTTATCATCGGCTTTGGCGCGCTTCAGAATTTTATTAAACTCGTCGAAGTTCACGCCAATCCTAGTAGGCACCTCGTCGATCTCGTACGTGCTGAAGCTCTCTCTCGGTAAGTACAGGTCAACCATAGCTATGCGTGAGCTATCGAGAGCTCTAAGGCGGAGAGCCTCGTTATCGGCTATGAAGCTCGCCTCTTCGATTACAGTCTCTAAGCTTTCTATGAGGTACCTCCAATCCCGCGCGTCCGGGAACTCAAATAGTAACGGCATATCAATCGTGTAATGGCTCGAATGAAGGTATTTATACTACTCGCTCGAAGCGGCTACTGGTATTCGCGCCACGTATAGCCGCATTTTACGCATCTGAAGAAGCGTGTCGCAGGTTCGTCGCCAGCCCTCGTTTGAGCCTCCCAGTAGTATGCCTCTAAGTGCCCACAGCGTGGGCACTCAACCTTGGCTTTAGGCAGCGTCTCAACGCTTACCTCACGGTCAATCACCAGAATGGTATCCTCAGGACCATGGCGTGCCTGTCGTACAACTCTGTAAGCAGAGGGATTGCTTACAGTTTTCTCGTAGCCACACCTTCGGCACACTAGCACTACTTGACCATCCTTCCTTCTCGGGAGGAGCAAGTTACCACAGCTGGGGCAGTACTCCATCTCAAGCGGCTTGAGTGCCCGCAGAGCACGTATTTATACTTTCTCAAGCCATAACGCGTGGCGTTTAGTCTGACGCAGCGGCGACACGCATTTATCTCCTAGTGAACCCAGATTGTGTGGTGGAACATCTCGATTACGAGACGCTGCTCGAGAGAGCGTATAAGCTGCTGCCTGAAAAGACCACGAGAAGGGAGAGGCTTGAAGTTGAGCCACCTGACGTTGTAGTATCTGGGAAAAGAACGTTCATAATGAATTTTAAGAGAATTTGCGATATCATCAACCGTGAGCCACGCCTTGTATTGAGGTTTCTACTTAAGGAGCTGGGAGCTTCGGGGAACATTGAGGGCGACGTTGCAGTGATATACGGCGTAACAACTCCAAAGATGGTTGCCAGTCTTCTCAGCGTCTTCATGAAGGGATACGTTTACTGTCCGGTCTGCGGCAGTCCTGATACCATTCTCAAGAGGGAGGAGAGAAGGATAATGCAGCTCAGATGCCTGGCTTGTGGAGCCATTAGTCCCGTGAAGCCTTTCTAACGTATTTGCACGTGATGCGCTGGGGAATGAACCATGAGTGATGAGAGAGCTAGCATGGTTTCGAAGGCCGCTTGGCTGATTAAAGAGGGAAGGGTGGTTAGAATAAGCGACTTGATGTACTACGTAATGGGAAGGAAGAACCGGCACATAGTTCGTGTCATTGGAGGCGCTCTCTCCTGCACTTGCCCCGGCTTTAGGGAGCGGGGTATCTGCTCCCACGTGATCGCGGTGTCCACGATAATGAAACTTGGGAGTAAAAACGAGTTTCTCGATGAGGTTCTTCGAGCACGAGTAGAGAAAGAACTAAAACTTTTAAGACGAAAACTATAATGATATGTAATTTTCAATAAGCTAATATTCTAGAGTGATATGTAAAAGTCTGAAAAATAGCTAGATATTCATGTAGAATAAGGCCTGAGATTTGCCTCAACCCCTGGCGAGGGTCCGTTAGTTCATTGCAATTTGCACCGCACTTTGCTCGCGTTTTGCTCGGTAAGGAAAGCTCTTAAGGCGTGATTACAACACCCCCTGGGAACAGGATGAAGGATAAGGCTACGGAAATCATACTGTGGTTTGAGGAGTTAACGAAGGATGACGTTCCACTAGTCGGTGGCAAGAACGCAAACCTGGGTGAGATGATCCGCGCGGGTATTCCTGTGCCACCCGGCTTCGCAGTTACGGCCTACGCCTACAGGAGGTTCATAGAAGAGACGGGGATCAAGGATGAGATACAGAGGATCTTAAGAGAAAGGGTGAAGCCAGGTGCCTCAGCGCCCGAGGATTACATCGAAGCTAGCCGTGAGATCAGGGAATTGATTGAAAAGACCCCCATGCCAAAGGATATCGAGGAGGCTATTCGTAAAGCCTACAGGGAGTTATGTAAGCGTTTGGGCAAAGCTGAGGAGTTCGTAGCAGTACGCAGCAGCGCGACTGCGGAGGATCTTCCGGATGCGAGTTTCGCAGGGCAACAGGAGACTTACCTTAACGTGAAGGGTGAGGACGAGGTCGTGGAGAAGGTTAAGAAGTGCTGGTCGAGCCTCTTTACTCCACGAGCCATCTTCTACAGAGAGAGCAAGGGTTTTGCGCACGAGAAAGTCCTGATTAGCGTTGCCGTCCAGAAGATGGTGAACTCTAGATCAGCTGGAGTGATGTTCACGATACACCCGGTCACTGGCGAGAAGGATAAGATCGTTATCGAGGGAGCCTGGGGTTTAGGAGAGTCTGTCGTAGCCGGTAAGGTGACTCCTGACGAATGGGTGGTTGACAAGAACACGCTTCAAATTGTAGAGAGAAGGGTTTCAGAGAAGGTGAGAGAGCTAGTTAGGGATCCTGTTACAGGCCGGAACATCGAACGGGAAGTAGAGCCTGAGAGGAGGAACGCGCCCGCTTTAACTGACGACGAGGTTCGCCTGCTCGCTGAGCTCGCGAACAAGATCGAGAAGCACTACGGTAGGCCGATGGATATCGAATGGGCTGTCGATAGGGATCTCAAGTTCCCTGAGAGCGTGTTTATAGTTCAGGCAAGGCCTGAGACTGTGTGGAGCGTGAAGGCCGCCGAAGCTAAACCAGCCGAGGCGAAGGCTGTTAGGTTGGCGGAGGCGAAGCCTGTAGTGAAGGGTTTACCCGCAAGCCCCGGTGTGGTATTTGGCGTCGCTAAAGTCTGTCTCACTCTAGAGGACGCGAAGAAGCTGATGCAGAAGGGCGACATCCTCGTGACGAAAATGACGGATCCGGATTGGGTACCTTACATGAGGCTCGCCGCTGCGATTGTGACTGACGAGGGCGGAATGACCGCCCACGCTGCGATTGTCAGCAGGGAGCTTGGCATTCCCTGCATCGTGGGTACGCGTGAGGCAACTAAGGTCATGAGGACGGGTGAGGGATACACCGTTGATGCGAGAGCGGGTGTCGTGTACGAGGGTTACGTTGAGGAACTGTTGGGCAAGAAGGAGGAGAAGCCCGCCGCGGCTTTAGCAGCGCCGATCGAGATTGTCCTGAAGCCCGTAACTGCCACGAAGATCTACATGAACCTAGGAGTACCCGACAAGATACACGAGTACAAGGACTTACCGTTCGACGGTATCGGTCTGATGAGAGTTGAGTTTATCATGGCCAGCTGGGTCAAGGAGCACCCGCTCTACCTGCTTGAGACGGGGAGGGGTGACGTTCTCGTCGATAGGATGGCTGAGGGTATAGCGATGGTTGCGAGGGAAATCTATCCGAGGCCGGTCGTAGTCAGGTTCAGCGACTTCAAGACGAACGAGTACAGGCAGCTAACTGGTGGCGAAAAGTACGAGCCTCACGAGGATAACCCGATGATAGGTTGGCGTGGTGTTAGCAGGTACATTAGCCCGCAGTACGAGAAGGCTTTCCGCCTCGAGGTTCGGGCGATCAAGAAGGTAAGGGACGAGATGGGACTCACTAACGTCTGGGTAATGGCGCCATTCGTAAGAACCTTATGGGAAGCTGAGAAGTTCATTAAAATCCTGGCAGAGGAGGGTCTTGAGAGCAGCAGGGACTTCAAAATCTGGGCGATGGCCGAGGTTCCGAGCATAATCTTCCTGGCGGAGGAGTTCTCAAGGTACTTCGACGGCTTCAGCATAGGGAGCAACGACTTAACCCAGTTAACGCTCGGAACCGACAGAGACAGTGCTATTCTACCGAAGATTGATCCGAGGTACTTCGACGAGAGGGACCCGGCTGTCAAGACTGCCATAGCTATGCTGATTGAGAAGGCCCACAACTCACCGTACGGTTACAGGACGGTCAGTATCTGTGGCCAAGCCCCCTCCGTATACCCCGAGTTCACGGAGTTCCTAGTGAGGCACGGCATCGATAGCGTGAGCGTTAACCCGGATGTTATCGTTCGAACTAGGGAGCTCGTCGCAGCTATAGAAAGGAGAATACTCATTGAAAAATCACTAGGCATTGAGCGATACGACGAGGAACTCGGCTGGCCAATGCGCAGAAGAAGGAAAGGCCTACCAGACGTGTGGGCTAGGCGCGTAGACGAAATCTAGACCTGCCTGTTCGCAGCTACGTTACAGCATTTCTTTTCCCTTTCTACGTCTTACTAGCTTAAACTTTATATAGAGCGTCTCCCTCGGGCCCAAAGCTATGGGTACACGGAGAGTAAACATTCTCGAGCACGAGCTCGTACCACAGCATATACTGCTGAGCAAAGAGGAGGCTTCTAGGATTCTCAAGAGAATGGGTATCACTAGGCGTCAACTCCCCTGGCTGCTTGCTTCCGATCCTGTCGCAAAAGCTATTGGAGCTAAGCCTGGTGATGTGGTTATGATAGTGAGGAAGAGCCCAACCGCGGGGGTATCTGTTGCCTTCAGAGTGGTAGTGAGGGGATAGCTTATGGATGAAGAATGGAGGTATAGCAAAGAAGATGCGTGGGTCCTCATAGAAGCATTCATCCGTGAGCATGGTCTTGTACGCCAGCATTTAGATTCCTACAACAAGTTTGTGGAAAAAACCCTTCAAGAAATAATTAATGAAGTAGGATCTGTTGAATCCGGGATTCCAGGTTTAAAGGTAGTTTTTGGGAAAATTACTGTTGGTAATCCCAGGGTAAAGGAAGCTGATGGTTCTGAGAGTTCTATATTACCGATGGAGGCAAGACTCAGGAACCTATCTTATGCAGCACCCCTCTTCTTAGAAATGATACTCGTAGAAGAAGGAGAAGAGAAGGATAGGGCAACTGTCTATATCGGGGATCTTCCCATTATGGTCAAATCGGTTAAATGTCCTCTTTCAAGGATGAGTAGAGAGGAGCAGGTGAAAGTGGGCGAGGATCCTAAGGATCCTGGGGGGTACTTCATCGTTAACGGCTCGGAGAGAGTGCTTATAGTCCAGGAGGACCTGGCCGTTAATAGGATCCTCGTAGATTATGGGCCGAGCGGGGGTTCGGTAACTCACGTTGCTAAGGTTTTCTCCTCGACTGCCGCCTATAGGATACCAGTAACCGTGGAAAGGACGAAGGACGGGCAGCTCTATGTTAGCTTCCCCTCGATTCCTTCACGCATACCGCTAGTCGTGATGATGCGGGCGCTGGGGCTTGAAAGCGACCGTGAGATTGTTAATGCTGTTACGAGCGATCCAGAGATATTAAATGAACTTTATCCCTCTCTCCTCGAGCAAAGCCGAATCGCGATGACCGTCGATGATGCTCTTGACTACATAGGTGCTCGAGTGGCCGTAGGGCAGCCGAAGAATATCAGGCTAGAGCGCGCCCAACAGGTCATTGATCAATACTTCCTCCCTCACTTGGGTACTAAACCGGAAAACAGGCTGGATAAGGCCTACTTCCTGGGTCAAATGGTTGAAAGGTTGATCGAGCTGGTCCTAGGCCGACGACCACCGGACGATAAGGACCATCTCGCTAACAAACGCTTCAAGCTCGCCGGGGATTTAATGGCAAGCGTGTTTCGGCAGGCGTTTAAACAGTTCGTAAAGGATCTGGGCTACCAGCTGGAGAAGAGCAGGGGCAAGAGTAGGGAGATCAATCTCCTCACCCTAGCAAGAGCCGATGTCATCACGGATAAGCTGAGGAGTGCGCTTGCAACCGGGAACTGGCCAGGTGGCCGCACCGGTGTAAGCCAGATACTCGACCGTACGAACTACCTGTCGACGATTAGCCACTTGAGGAGGGTTGTCTCACCCCTTAGCCGGACCCAACCGCATTTCGAAGCGCGTGAACTCCACGCAACCCACTGGGGAATGTTATGCCCTGTTGAAAGCCCCGAAGGCCAGAACTGTGGTCTTGTGAAAAACCTGGCCCTTCTCGCGACGATCTCAATAGGCATAGATGAGGAAGAGATCCGCGACCTGCTGATAAACAAGCTCGGGGTTGTGCCGATACGAGAGGCGCGGGAGAAAGGCATCACTGGAACAAAAGTCTACATTAACATGAAGCTGGTCGGTGTGCACGAGAATGGTGATGCGCTAGCGAAGATTATCAGGGAGCTGAGGAGACGGGGTAAAATCCATCATGAGGTTAACGTCGTTCATTATAAAACAGAAAAAATCGATGAGGTTTACATAAACTGTGACAGCGGTAGAATTCGAAGACCTCTGCTAGTTATTGAAAATGGAAGGTTAAAGTTAAGAAAGCAGGATATTGAGAAATTAAAGGAAGGAAAGTGGAGTTGGAGTGACTTAGTGAGACAAGGGATCGTAGAGTACTTGGATCCCGAAGAAGAGGAGAACGCGCTCATCGCCACTTCGATCGATGAAGTGAACGAGGAAACCACGCACCTTGAGATTTCACCGGCTGCTATATTGGGCGTTGTGGCATCCGTGATACCATACCCAGAGCATAACCAGTCTCCACGTAACAGCTACGAGGCCGCGATGGCTAAGCAGGCTCTTGGCTTCTCGATGGCTAACTTTCTCCACAGAATGGACCCGAGGATGCACTTCCTCCACTACCCTCAAAAAGCGCTAGTTCGCACTAGGGTATTCGATCTGGTGGAGCTTGACGAGAGGCCCTTCGGCCAAAACGTGATCGTAGCTGTTTTAACCGGAGCGGGCTACAACATCCAGGATGCTATCGTAATTAGCAAAGCGGCCATTGAAAGAGGGCTAGCACGATCAACGTTCTTTAGAACCTATGAAACTGTGGAGATGAAGTACCCTGGAGGGCAGGAGGATAGAATCGAGGTGCCTTCTGATGACGTAATGGGTTATCGATCAAAAGAAGCATACGTAAAGCTTGATCCGAGAGACGGCATAGTCTTCCCCGAGTCGGATGTTAAAGGCGGTGAAGTGATAATAGGTAAAACGAGCCCGCCCCGCTTTATCAGCAGCTTCTTCGAGCCTAGAGCAACGACGAGAAGGAGGGACACCTCGATTAGCATCAGACCTAGCGAATCGGGGATTGCGGACCGCGTCGTAATCGCTGAAGATGCCGACGGGAATAGGCTAGTGAAAGTTAGAGTGAGAGACCAGCGGATCCCTGAGCTCGGCGACAAGTTTGCTTCGCGCCACGGCCAGAAAGGAGTGATCGGACTGATCTTACCAGCCGAGGACATGCCCTTCACGGAAGACGGTATAACTCCTGATATCCTAATCAACCCTCATGCTATTCCTTCAAGAATGACCGTGGGGCAACTTCTTGAGTCGCTAGCTGGTAAAGTTGCCTCACTTACGGGTCGCACAATCGACGCTACGGCATTCGAGGGCACGCCAGAAGAGCAGCTTAGACAACTTCTTCATATGTTAGGTTTCAGAAGTGATGGGAAAGAGGTTCTATATAACGGTGTCACTGGCGAAAGATTGGAAGCGGAAATCTTCATTGGTGTGGTTTACTACCAGAAGCTTCACCACATGGTGGCAGACAAGATTCACGCAAGAGCTCGTGGCCGGGTGCAGATTCTGACGAGACAGCCTACAGAAGGCAGAGCACGGGAGGGCGGCCTGAGATTCGGTGAGATGGAGAAGGACTGCTTGGTGGGTCATGGTGCGTCCATACTGCTCAGGGAGAGGTTGTTCGAATCATCCGACAAGACTGTGATATTTGTTTGCAACAACTGCGGTTTCCTAGGGTGGTATGACGCGAGGAAAAACGAACCAACATGTCCCGTATGCAGGGACAAAGGCGAGCTCCACCCGATATACGTCTCGTACGCTTTTAAGCTCCTACTGCAAGAGCTTATGAGCCTAGGAATTGCACCTAGGCTAATTCTGAAAGACAAAGTAGAGGTGGTGTGATTTTTATGCAGTTTGAAGAGACTAAGACGATCGGCGGGATAAAGTTCGGCCTTTTATCCCCAGATCTCATAAGAGCGCTCTCCGTCACTCAAATCGTAATCCCAGAGACGTACGATGAGGAAGGGATACCGATTCGAGGCGGCCCGATGGATCGCCGATTGGGGACTGTTGAGCCCGGAGTTCGCTGCGAAACCTGCGGGAACTACATAGCCTACTGCCCAGGTCACTTCGGGCACATTGAGCTGGCTAGGCCGGTAGTGCACCCTCTCTTTGCCAAACATATCTTCCTGCTCCTCAAAGCTACATGCAGGGTCTGTGGCCGGTTACTGTTGCCTCAGGACGAGATAGAGAAGGCGAGGAGGAGGGCGAAGCAGTTAGAGGCGCGATGGCCGCTTCTTAAGTACAAGTATGGAGAGAATGTGGCCAAAAAAGCCTCAAAGTACACAACGTGTCCCCATTGTCAAGCTCAACAGTACAAGATTCGCTTTGAGAAACCCTACACCTTTTACGAAGAGAGAGAGGGTGGTTCAATAATCCTGAGGCCCTCCGAAATCCGTGAGAGGCTTGAGAGGATACCCAACGAGGATCTTGAGGCATTGGGTATGGATCCTCAGAGTGCTAGGCCCGAATGGATGGTCCTCACAGTCCTTCCCGTCCCTCCCATAACGGTGAGGCCGACCATCACTCTTGAGTCCGGCATGAGATCGGAGGATGACATAACGCATAAGCTCGTAGATTTGTTAAGGATAAACCAGAGGCTAAAGGAGAGCATTGAGGAAGGTGCACCTCAACTGGTAATCGATGATCTCTGGAGCCTACTCCAGTACCACGTCGCAACGCTTTTCGACAATGAACTTCCTGGAATCCCGCCAGCTAGGCATAAATCGGGGAGACCGCTCAGGACGCTGGCGCAGCGTCTCAGGGGCAAGGAAGGGCGCTTCAGAGGCAGTTTGGCTGGTAAACGCGTCGACTTTTCAGCCAGGACTGTAATATCCCCAGATCCAAAGCTAAGCATCAACGAGGTTGGAGTACCAATCGAGATTGCGAAGGTTCTAGTGGTACCTGAACGGGTTACCCCGTGGAACCTTGAGAGGTTAAGAGAACTTGTCAGGAGAGGGCCTCACGAGTACCCAGGGGCAAATTACATCGTTCGACCGGATGGCGGTAGAATTGACCTGCGCTTTGTCAGAGATAGAGCTGCCTTAGCTGAAGCTCTTAAACCTGGCTATGTGGTGGAAAGACACCTCCAGGATGGTGACATTGTGCTCTTCAACAGGCAGCCCTCGCTGCACCGCATGTCGATAATGGCACACAAGGTAAGAGTACTACCGTACAAGACATTCCGATTGAATCTTCTGGTCTGCCCGCCGTACAACGCTGACTTCGATGGGGACGAAATGAACCTTCACGTGCCGCAGAACGAGGAAGCCAGAGCTGAAGCGTTGACGCTCATGCTGGTGCAAGAGCAAATCCTATCGCCCCGCTACGGCGCTCCGATAATAGGTGGTCTCCACGATTACATAACTGGCGCATATTTACTGACGAGGAAAGATACCATTTTGAGTAAGAAGAAAATATCCCTCCTATTAATGGAGGGCGGCTACGAAGGACCTCTGCCAGAGCCGGCGATTCTGAAACCCGGACCCTATTGGACTGGGAAACAACTGGTTAGCCTATTCATAGATAAAAACTTTAACTTTGAATGTAAAGCTTCGGTATGCCGTAAGTGTAACGTATGTGTTAAAGAATTCTGCCAGTATGATTCCTATGTTGTCATTGAAAGGGGAGAGCTATTAATCGGTGTTTTCGATAAGAACACTGTGGCCTCTCAGGTACCACGAACATTTCTACATGATTATCTAAGAAAGATGGGTAATGATAAAGGTAGAGAACTACTTGATAGTTTATTTAAGGTTTTCATAATGTACCTGGACATGTATGGGTTC
Above is a genomic segment from Thermofilaceae archaeon containing:
- a CDS encoding DNA-directed RNA polymerase subunit B, whose amino-acid sequence is MDEEWRYSKEDAWVLIEAFIREHGLVRQHLDSYNKFVEKTLQEIINEVGSVESGIPGLKVVFGKITVGNPRVKEADGSESSILPMEARLRNLSYAAPLFLEMILVEEGEEKDRATVYIGDLPIMVKSVKCPLSRMSREEQVKVGEDPKDPGGYFIVNGSERVLIVQEDLAVNRILVDYGPSGGSVTHVAKVFSSTAAYRIPVTVERTKDGQLYVSFPSIPSRIPLVVMMRALGLESDREIVNAVTSDPEILNELYPSLLEQSRIAMTVDDALDYIGARVAVGQPKNIRLERAQQVIDQYFLPHLGTKPENRLDKAYFLGQMVERLIELVLGRRPPDDKDHLANKRFKLAGDLMASVFRQAFKQFVKDLGYQLEKSRGKSREINLLTLARADVITDKLRSALATGNWPGGRTGVSQILDRTNYLSTISHLRRVVSPLSRTQPHFEARELHATHWGMLCPVESPEGQNCGLVKNLALLATISIGIDEEEIRDLLINKLGVVPIREAREKGITGTKVYINMKLVGVHENGDALAKIIRELRRRGKIHHEVNVVHYKTEKIDEVYINCDSGRIRRPLLVIENGRLKLRKQDIEKLKEGKWSWSDLVRQGIVEYLDPEEEENALIATSIDEVNEETTHLEISPAAILGVVASVIPYPEHNQSPRNSYEAAMAKQALGFSMANFLHRMDPRMHFLHYPQKALVRTRVFDLVELDERPFGQNVIVAVLTGAGYNIQDAIVISKAAIERGLARSTFFRTYETVEMKYPGGQEDRIEVPSDDVMGYRSKEAYVKLDPRDGIVFPESDVKGGEVIIGKTSPPRFISSFFEPRATTRRRDTSISIRPSESGIADRVVIAEDADGNRLVKVRVRDQRIPELGDKFASRHGQKGVIGLILPAEDMPFTEDGITPDILINPHAIPSRMTVGQLLESLAGKVASLTGRTIDATAFEGTPEEQLRQLLHMLGFRSDGKEVLYNGVTGERLEAEIFIGVVYYQKLHHMVADKIHARARGRVQILTRQPTEGRAREGGLRFGEMEKDCLVGHGASILLRERLFESSDKTVIFVCNNCGFLGWYDARKNEPTCPVCRDKGELHPIYVSYAFKLLLQELMSLGIAPRLILKDKVEVV
- the pcn gene encoding proliferating cell nuclear antigen (pcna), which encodes MPLLFEFPDARDWRYLIESLETVIEEASFIADNEALRLRALDSSRIAMVDLYLPRESFSTYEIDEVPTRIGVNFDEFNKILKRAKADDKIICRVEGGRLKVTLSGKAERTFSLPIISTEGGELPVPKVTFDVTAKMVSDTFRDSLKEAELISDTIRFAGEQRELKLAARSDKGEWEAIFSMEKGSLIEYEVRQPSYSSYSLEYLNDIVGKAYRISDLVTIEFSTNKPLCLTFDIAAGGILRFFLAPRME
- the ppsA gene encoding phosphoenolpyruvate synthase, encoding MKDKATEIILWFEELTKDDVPLVGGKNANLGEMIRAGIPVPPGFAVTAYAYRRFIEETGIKDEIQRILRERVKPGASAPEDYIEASREIRELIEKTPMPKDIEEAIRKAYRELCKRLGKAEEFVAVRSSATAEDLPDASFAGQQETYLNVKGEDEVVEKVKKCWSSLFTPRAIFYRESKGFAHEKVLISVAVQKMVNSRSAGVMFTIHPVTGEKDKIVIEGAWGLGESVVAGKVTPDEWVVDKNTLQIVERRVSEKVRELVRDPVTGRNIEREVEPERRNAPALTDDEVRLLAELANKIEKHYGRPMDIEWAVDRDLKFPESVFIVQARPETVWSVKAAEAKPAEAKAVRLAEAKPVVKGLPASPGVVFGVAKVCLTLEDAKKLMQKGDILVTKMTDPDWVPYMRLAAAIVTDEGGMTAHAAIVSRELGIPCIVGTREATKVMRTGEGYTVDARAGVVYEGYVEELLGKKEEKPAAALAAPIEIVLKPVTATKIYMNLGVPDKIHEYKDLPFDGIGLMRVEFIMASWVKEHPLYLLETGRGDVLVDRMAEGIAMVAREIYPRPVVVRFSDFKTNEYRQLTGGEKYEPHEDNPMIGWRGVSRYISPQYEKAFRLEVRAIKKVRDEMGLTNVWVMAPFVRTLWEAEKFIKILAEEGLESSRDFKIWAMAEVPSIIFLAEEFSRYFDGFSIGSNDLTQLTLGTDRDSAILPKIDPRYFDERDPAVKTAIAMLIEKAHNSPYGYRTVSICGQAPSVYPEFTEFLVRHGIDSVSVNPDVIVRTRELVAAIERRILIEKSLGIERYDEELGWPMRRRRKGLPDVWARRVDEI
- a CDS encoding transcription factor S yields the protein MEYCPSCGNLLLPRRKDGQVVLVCRRCGYEKTVSNPSAYRVVRQARHGPEDTILVIDREVSVETLPKAKVECPRCGHLEAYYWEAQTRAGDEPATRFFRCVKCGYTWREYQ
- a CDS encoding translation initiation factor IF-2 subunit beta encodes the protein MVEHLDYETLLERAYKLLPEKTTRRERLEVEPPDVVVSGKRTFIMNFKRICDIINREPRLVLRFLLKELGASGNIEGDVAVIYGVTTPKMVASLLSVFMKGYVYCPVCGSPDTILKREERRIMQLRCLACGAISPVKPF
- a CDS encoding DNA-directed RNA polymerase subunit H, which produces MGTRRVNILEHELVPQHILLSKEEASRILKRMGITRRQLPWLLASDPVAKAIGAKPGDVVMIVRKSPTAGVSVAFRVVVRG
- a CDS encoding SWIM zinc finger family protein, producing MSDERASMVSKAAWLIKEGRVVRISDLMYYVMGRKNRHIVRVIGGALSCTCPGFRERGICSHVIAVSTIMKLGSKNEFLDEVLRARVEKELKLLRRKL
- the rpoA1 gene encoding DNA-directed RNA polymerase subunit A'; this translates as MQFEETKTIGGIKFGLLSPDLIRALSVTQIVIPETYDEEGIPIRGGPMDRRLGTVEPGVRCETCGNYIAYCPGHFGHIELARPVVHPLFAKHIFLLLKATCRVCGRLLLPQDEIEKARRRAKQLEARWPLLKYKYGENVAKKASKYTTCPHCQAQQYKIRFEKPYTFYEEREGGSIILRPSEIRERLERIPNEDLEALGMDPQSARPEWMVLTVLPVPPITVRPTITLESGMRSEDDITHKLVDLLRINQRLKESIEEGAPQLVIDDLWSLLQYHVATLFDNELPGIPPARHKSGRPLRTLAQRLRGKEGRFRGSLAGKRVDFSARTVISPDPKLSINEVGVPIEIAKVLVVPERVTPWNLERLRELVRRGPHEYPGANYIVRPDGGRIDLRFVRDRAALAEALKPGYVVERHLQDGDIVLFNRQPSLHRMSIMAHKVRVLPYKTFRLNLLVCPPYNADFDGDEMNLHVPQNEEARAEALTLMLVQEQILSPRYGAPIIGGLHDYITGAYLLTRKDTILSKKKISLLLMEGGYEGPLPEPAILKPGPYWTGKQLVSLFIDKNFNFECKASVCRKCNVCVKEFCQYDSYVVIERGELLIGVFDKNTVASQVPRTFLHDYLRKMGNDKGRELLDSLFKVFIMYLDMYGFTLGMDSLDIPQEALKGIKSVMNDAERDVAKYIELFEKGLLEPLPGRSVEDTLEQRILEVLSRARDRAGELASRYVGMLKEAVIMARTGARANMLNITQMVAMLGQQSLRGERIKRGFSNRVLPHFKPGDVGPRARGYVYSSFKEGLKPTEFFFHAMAGREGLVDTAVRTAQSGYMYRRLANALQDFYVAYDGSVRTSEGFVIQFRYGEDGVNPARSDHGEPVNVSKIIREVLAERGG